GGTTAGATTAAATAACAGCTACGAGAACAACAAAAAGCCCCATTCATTCCCGGAGGCGATGAATGGGGCGGAAGGTACAGTCAGCTGCGGCCCTGTGACGGGAACCACTGTTACATTCTGCTCCACTTCCCTCCGCTGGTATGATCCAGATCAGGTTCAAAGGGTCCGGAGCTTAAGCTCCGTCTCAGTCGGCCGACTCCCCTAGTGAATAATGTTGCTATTGAATTCGTAATTGCTACTTAATATACCACAAATCTCCCTCTTGTAAAGAGCAGGCGGTCAGCGCTTTGCCAGACCGGTCACGAACAAAGTGACGATGCCCCTGGAGATGTCCAGCTTGGAGGCGTGGTGCCGCTTCTGCTCATACAGGTACAGATCGGGACTGAGGACAGAGATTAAGGCTGTGGCCGCAAAGGCCGGATCAATGTCAATTATCTCACCGCCCGCCGCAGCGCGCTGCAGCAGCTCTGTCATCATCACTCCCAGCCGCTGGAAAAAAGGATGCTCAAACTGGGTCAGCTGCTTCTTGCCGGTGAACTCGGCTTTGATCATATTCAGCAGCTCGGCATACTGCTCAATGAAATCAGCAATCTGCTCAATGCTGCTCTGCAGCTGAGCAAGAGCCGGGGCTTCACCGGCACTGGCAGCGACCTGCTGCTCCAGCCCGGACAGGAATTGATCTGCGCTGCCCTTCAGCAGTGCAGAACAGATCTCACCCTTGTCCGTGAAGCGGCGGTACAGGGAGCCTTGCCCTATGCCTGCCCGCTTGGCAATGCTGTACATGCTGACCGCCTCAAGTCCGCTCTCGGTGAACAACTGGCGGGCAGCTTCAAGAATCCGCTGTACATAAGGATCGGCGGACTCGGGCGGAGCGGAGGCTATGGGTTGCGGAGCTGACGGCGGGAGCTGTGCAGCATCGGTGTCTGGCTTTTTCATGAGAACCCCTTTCAGAAAAGAATTGACACTACGGACAATTGTCCGTAGACTATGAATTACACTTACGGACAGTTGTCCGTTCACTCATTATATAGAACAATCTGCCCGCAGGTCAATGTAGAACGCGGACAGCTCAGGAGGAGAAGAGACATGGATCAGACCTTGAAGCAGGAAGCCGATTTCCGGCTGTCCAGTATTCTGGTTCCGCTGCTGGCCATTATTGCAGGAGTATTTATGGTTGTGCTGGACAGTACGGCGATGAATGTAGCCTTGTCCAGGCTGGTGGTTGATTTCAAGACGGATTTGCATACGCTGCAGTGGGTAGTTACCGGATATATGCTGGCTCAGGCTTCCGTTATTCCGTTGTCAGGCTGGCTGTCAGACCGGTTCGGAGCCAAGACGGTCTTCCTGACGGCGGTAATTGTGTTCACGATAGGCTCAATTCTGTGCGCTACACCAAGCAGCGCCGAATGGCTGATTGTTTTCCGGGTCATTCAGGGACTGGGCGGCGGCTGTGTGCTCCCTGTCGGGATGGCCTATGTGTACAGACTGGCTCCCAAAAGCAAAGTTGGCGTTGTCATGGGTATTATGGGCATTCCCGTCCTGTTCGCACCGGCTATTGGTCCGGTATTGTCGGGCTGGCTGGTTGAATACCATTCCTGGCGCTGGATCTTCCTCATTAATATTCCGATTGGCATCATCGCTGTACTGATTGGACTGCGCAAGCTGCCGAATGCGGCGAGGAACAGCGTACCCGGCATGGATAAGCTCGGTATGGTTCTTGGACCGCTGGCTTTTGCTTCGTTAACCTACGGGGTTAGCCAGGGCGCGCAGAGCTGGACCTCTGAGAAAACGCTGATCGGGCTGCTGCTGGGCGCTGTGGCGCTGATCGCTTTTGTCATCGCTGAACTGCGCTCCAAGACACCGCTGCTGGAGCTGCGGATTCTGAAATCCGTTGATTTCACGACAGGAATCATCGTGCAGTGGATTGCCCAGTTTGGCTTATACGGTGCACTATTTTTGCTTCCGCAATTTCTGCAGCAGGCCCGCGGTTTCGGCGCATTTGATACCGGTCTGACGCTGCTGCCGCAAGCCATCGCTTCCGGGTTGATGATGCCGATTGCTGGGATCCTGTTCGACCGGATCGGTGTGCGCTGGCTCGTGGTCTGCGGTCTGAGTCTGGTCTCCGGCGCGTTATTCCAGTATTCCCATGTGGATCTTACCACGCAGAGCCGTGACCTGATCCTCCCGCTGATCATGTGCGGGGCTGGAATGGGCATGATGATGATGCCGATGAACACGCATCTGCTCAACAAGGCGCCAAGCCATCTGGTGAACCGGGTAACCTCGCTCACGAACTCGATGCAGCAGGTAATTACTTCGCTGGCTGTCTCGACTCTGGTGACGATTCTGACTGCAAGAACAACCGCGCGCGGTTTAGAGATGCAGGAAGCGGCAGCTGCTGCCGGGAAAAGTACCACAGGCGCTTCACAGCAAGCGTTGCTGCTGGCCAAGCAAACCGTATTATCGCAGGGCTTCGCGGACACGTTCCACATTATGATGTTTGTCGCGCTTGGCGGTGCGGTCCTTGGACTGCTGCTGCGCCGGGGCCGCCATTCCGGAACTGAACATTCTAAGGAACAGGCAACGCCGGAAATCATGCACGTATAGTAATGCCCATATAGAAGCAGAGCTTATGTTGCCAAAGAGCAGCGATTCTCCTTTTGCCGGAGGATCGCTTTTTGTGTTGATTTCTCTTCTGGATATCCTGATGCAGGAGCAGAAATTGGGGCAAGCTAAGCTATGGAAAATCAATATAACACAAATCCGATGAATATAATCGGAAAAAGTTGTTGACGCAGGTAACACCCCGGTGTTACGATACATTTTGCCGGTAAATACGGTGCCTAAAGAGAAGATACGAGAGGGGATTCATCGAATGAAAAAACTAAGTCTAACTATTATGCTGCTCCTGACCATGGTCACGGCTGCGGCTTGCGGAACCAACAATACTGACAAGACAGCAACGGGCGGCAATACTCCGGCGGAACCCACGGCTGCGGTTACAGAGGGTGCAGCTTCAGGGGAGCAGAACAGCCTGGAGGCCGTCAAAGCCAGCGGCAAGCTGCGCATCGGAACCGAAGGAACCTACGCACCGTTCACCTTCCATGATGCGGACGGCAAGCTGACGGGCTTCGATGTCGAGATCGCCGAAGAAGTGACCAAGCGCCTCGGTGTGAAGCCGGAGTTCATTGAGACGCAATG
This genomic interval from Paenibacillus sp. FSL H8-0332 contains the following:
- a CDS encoding DHA2 family efflux MFS transporter permease subunit; the protein is MDQTLKQEADFRLSSILVPLLAIIAGVFMVVLDSTAMNVALSRLVVDFKTDLHTLQWVVTGYMLAQASVIPLSGWLSDRFGAKTVFLTAVIVFTIGSILCATPSSAEWLIVFRVIQGLGGGCVLPVGMAYVYRLAPKSKVGVVMGIMGIPVLFAPAIGPVLSGWLVEYHSWRWIFLINIPIGIIAVLIGLRKLPNAARNSVPGMDKLGMVLGPLAFASLTYGVSQGAQSWTSEKTLIGLLLGAVALIAFVIAELRSKTPLLELRILKSVDFTTGIIVQWIAQFGLYGALFLLPQFLQQARGFGAFDTGLTLLPQAIASGLMMPIAGILFDRIGVRWLVVCGLSLVSGALFQYSHVDLTTQSRDLILPLIMCGAGMGMMMMPMNTHLLNKAPSHLVNRVTSLTNSMQQVITSLAVSTLVTILTARTTARGLEMQEAAAAAGKSTTGASQQALLLAKQTVLSQGFADTFHIMMFVALGGAVLGLLLRRGRHSGTEHSKEQATPEIMHV
- a CDS encoding TetR/AcrR family transcriptional regulator, encoding MKKPDTDAAQLPPSAPQPIASAPPESADPYVQRILEAARQLFTESGLEAVSMYSIAKRAGIGQGSLYRRFTDKGEICSALLKGSADQFLSGLEQQVAASAGEAPALAQLQSSIEQIADFIEQYAELLNMIKAEFTGKKQLTQFEHPFFQRLGVMMTELLQRAAAGGEIIDIDPAFAATALISVLSPDLYLYEQKRHHASKLDISRGIVTLFVTGLAKR